A genomic window from Triticum urartu cultivar G1812 chromosome 7, Tu2.1, whole genome shotgun sequence includes:
- the LOC125524375 gene encoding xyloglucan endotransglucosylase protein 7-like translates to MPRGSICWLLQAVALAAAAVEAGRSRSLHRDFDAVWGKRNARFFDDGRVVELALDRETGSRLESKDRYLFGRFDLDIRLVAGESAGTITSFYICTGGARHDEVDFEFLGNVSGEPYILHTNIFSDGKGEREQQFVLWFDPTADFHTYSILWNPLNIILYIDGTPIRVFKNNEANGVPFPTRQPVHVFASIWNAEEWATQGGRVKTDWSEAPFVAAYRRFDATSACVWQGGASPTRCGGDHLPSSASSWMAQRLDWWSWMTLNWVRMNYMTYDYCADRKRYPHAFPTECIIPIGRI, encoded by the exons ATGCCGCGCGGCTCCATCTGTTGGCTGCTGCAGGCCGTGGCGCTGGCGGCGGCCGCCGTGGAGGCCGGCCGGAGCCGGAGCCTGCACCGGGACTTCGACGCCGTGTGGGGGAAGCGCAATGCGCGCTTCTTCGACGACGGCCGGGTGGTGGAGCTGGCGCTGGACCGGGAGACCGGGTCCAGGCTGGAGTCCAAGGACCGGTACCTCTTCGGGCGGTTCGACCTCGACATcaggctcgtcgccggcgagtcCGCGGGCACCATCACCTCCTTCTAC ATCTGCACGGGTGGCGCGCGGCACGACGAGGTGGACTTCGAGTTCCTGGGCAACGTGAGCGGCGAGCCCTACATCCTGCACACCAACATCTTCAGCGACGGCAAGGGCGAGCGGGAGCAGCAGTTCGTGCTCTGGTTCGACCCCACCGCCGACTTCCACACCTACTCCATCCTCTGGAACCCGCTCAACATCAT CCTGTACATCGACGGGACGCCGATCCGGGTGTTCAAGAACAACGAGGCGAACGGGGTGCCGTTCCCGACGCGGCAGCCGGTGCACGTCTTCGCCAGCATCTGGAACGCCGAGGAGTGGGCGACGCAGGGCGGGCGCGTCAAGACGGACTGGTCCGAGGCGCCCTTCGTGGCCGCGTACCGGCGGTTCGACGCGACCAGCGCCTGCGTCTGGCAAGGCGGGGCGTCGCCCACGCGGTGCGGCGGCGACCACctgccgtcgtcggcgtcgtcgtGGATGGCGCAGCGGCTGGACTGGTGGAGCTGGATGACGCTCAACTGGGTGCGCATGAACTACATGACCTACGACTACTGCGCCGACCGGAAGCGGTACCCCCACGCGTTCCCCACCGAGTGCATCATCCCCATCGGCAGGATCTGA